A genomic segment from Fluviispira vulneris encodes:
- a CDS encoding ParM/StbA family protein — protein MKSISIDSGSSYLKLYTILDGKEIEFSEASLIEEVPEHSQLKSKINVDGKWYVAGRIAELQKTNFQENPELGEFHGSLKQSIQWMHAFESKGLTGDYETLILSLPYDEFAKSDLRKSLKSKTRYEWLNAKNEHRSITFKSIEIVPQGVGALELYKKERGNDLPESLTLVDIGSCTTDVVSVIWDDVDEAYIYKEKGCTSIKDISTSVFIRKLSDKINEKRSLKIRIGYHELAKAINKQRFELQIGSEKIEFKEHYENLRKEFTESLAEKLKNLLGDAWRSTQNTILTGGGENFILPWDCERRTARMDIFANVKGQFMMV, from the coding sequence ATGAAGTCTATTTCAATTGATTCGGGTTCCTCATATCTTAAGCTTTATACAATTCTAGATGGCAAGGAAATTGAATTTTCTGAAGCCTCCCTTATTGAAGAAGTACCAGAGCATTCACAACTTAAAAGTAAGATAAATGTAGATGGAAAATGGTACGTAGCTGGTCGCATAGCTGAATTACAGAAAACAAATTTCCAAGAAAATCCTGAACTCGGAGAATTCCACGGTAGTTTAAAGCAATCCATACAATGGATGCATGCCTTTGAAAGCAAAGGTCTCACTGGTGATTACGAAACTTTGATACTCTCGTTGCCTTACGATGAATTTGCTAAATCAGACCTTAGAAAGTCTCTAAAATCAAAAACAAGGTATGAATGGTTAAATGCAAAAAATGAGCATAGATCTATCACTTTTAAATCAATCGAAATTGTCCCCCAAGGAGTCGGTGCCCTTGAATTATATAAAAAAGAAAGAGGTAATGACTTACCAGAGTCATTAACTCTCGTGGACATTGGAAGCTGTACAACCGACGTTGTTTCTGTCATCTGGGATGATGTTGATGAAGCATATATCTATAAAGAAAAAGGATGCACTTCAATTAAAGACATTTCAACCTCTGTCTTTATCAGAAAACTCAGCGATAAAATCAATGAAAAAAGATCTCTGAAAATCCGTATTGGATACCATGAACTTGCAAAAGCTATTAATAAACAACGTTTCGAACTGCAAATTGGCAGTGAAAAAATTGAGTTCAAAGAGCATTACGAAAACCTTCGTAAAGAATTTACAGAATCCCTTGCTGAGAAATTAAAAAATTTATTAGGCGATGCTTGGCGCTCTACACAAAATACAATCCTTACTGGTGGAGGAGAAAACTTCATACTTCCGTGGGATTGCGAAAGAAGAACTGCTAGGATGGACATATTTGCGAATGTCAAAGGCCAATTTATGATGGTATAG